ATGTTGGCGCTTGTTTTGGCGCTAAATTCGACCCGCCAGCCGATTCACTCAGACTTTAAACTTCGCAGCATAATATCAGGGTGACTCAATCAGAATTCCGATACCGGCTTTTTGCAGGGACGCCTTGAATGGTATTCCGTGTTTATCGTCAACATTCCGATGAGCATTATTTGCTTCACCGCGGGATATTTTTATATCAGTGAATCCAGAGATTTACATGCGCCAAGACTTGATCCAACCGGTGCGGCCTTGTCCATCGCGGCCTTGTTTTCAGTGGTCTACGGCATCATCAAGGCCGGTGAGGAAAGTTGGACTCATAGCTCGGTGATAATCTGGCTCAGTATTGGAGTGATCTTGCTGACGGGTTTTGTTTTATGGGAAAGGCGTTCATCTCATCCCATGTTTCCCATAACATTCTTCAAGAACATGTCTTTCACCGCACCCGTTGTCGCCATGACATTGGCAGCTTTCAGTATATACGGGATAAATTGGTTTTTCAGCCAGTATTTTCAATCTGTGCAGGGACACAGTGCTCTTGCAGCGGCTATACGTCTTCTGCCGGTAGCTGTCATTATTATGATAGCATCAATGCTGGCACCTCGGCTGGCTCGTGGCGTCGGCCTCAAACTGCCGATCTCTCTGGGCCTCTTTATCTGTGGGGTTGGATTCATTTATTTATCCTTTGTTGACAGCGACAGTTCTTATGCAGTGATTGTAGGTGGATTGCTTCTAGCTGGGGGAGGATATGGCTTAGCGTGGAGCCCATCCACTGATTCTGTTATGGGATCGGTGCCGGAGAGCCGGGCAGGGGTAGGCTCAGCAACGGATCAGACCACACAGCAGATAGGTGGCGTTCTCGGTATAGCGGTTCTTGGTGCGGTACTCAATGACATATACCGAGACAGGGTGGAGAATATTGGAGCCTCCTTGACGTTATCCAAAGAGAATTATGAAGCAATTGAGAGTAGCATCCAAAGTGCTCACATAGCTGCCAGGGACTTCCCACAGGACACAGCGCAACTTGTTATCAGGGAAACTGGTGAGGCCTTTACGGCTGGCATGACGGAAGCTATGTTCATCGCAGGAGTGGTGCTGGTTGTAGCCTCGTTGGTGATGCTGTTTATCTTGCCAAATCGCATACGGCCTTCCAAAGAATAATATACTGTGATTCAGATGATCAAGTCTCACGAGA
This is a stretch of genomic DNA from Dehalococcoidia bacterium. It encodes these proteins:
- a CDS encoding MFS transporter — translated: MQGRLEWYSVFIVNIPMSIICFTAGYFYISESRDLHAPRLDPTGAALSIAALFSVVYGIIKAGEESWTHSSVIIWLSIGVILLTGFVLWERRSSHPMFPITFFKNMSFTAPVVAMTLAAFSIYGINWFFSQYFQSVQGHSALAAAIRLLPVAVIIMIASMLAPRLARGVGLKLPISLGLFICGVGFIYLSFVDSDSSYAVIVGGLLLAGGGYGLAWSPSTDSVMGSVPESRAGVGSATDQTTQQIGGVLGIAVLGAVLNDIYRDRVENIGASLTLSKENYEAIESSIQSAHIAARDFPQDTAQLVIRETGEAFTAGMTEAMFIAGVVLVVASLVMLFILPNRIRPSKE